The Streptomyces sp. NBC_01255 genome window below encodes:
- a CDS encoding rhodanese-like domain-containing protein codes for MLHRLVQEGRAPRLLDVRTPGEFRTAHIPGSYSVPLATLREHRAELLAHLGEDVALVCRSGARAAQAEKALADAGLPNLRVLEGGIVAWETAGAPVDRGPERWDMERQVRLVAGSLVLATGIVGVFVPGAHLIGTAIGAGLTYAALNNSCAMGVLLSKLPYNRGPRPDLRTVITELRSMP; via the coding sequence GTGCTGCACCGGCTCGTCCAGGAAGGGCGGGCGCCGCGCCTGCTCGACGTACGCACGCCCGGCGAGTTCCGTACGGCGCACATCCCCGGCTCGTACAGCGTGCCCCTGGCCACCCTGCGCGAGCACCGGGCCGAGCTCCTGGCCCATCTCGGCGAAGACGTCGCACTCGTGTGCCGGTCCGGGGCACGCGCCGCCCAGGCCGAGAAGGCCCTGGCCGATGCCGGCCTGCCGAACCTCCGCGTCCTGGAGGGCGGCATCGTCGCCTGGGAGACGGCCGGCGCACCCGTCGACCGAGGGCCCGAGCGGTGGGACATGGAGCGCCAGGTGCGCCTCGTGGCCGGCTCCCTCGTCCTGGCCACCGGCATCGTCGGCGTGTTCGTGCCCGGCGCGCATCTGATCGGCACCGCGATCGGCGCCGGTCTGACGTACGCGGCCCTCAACAACTCCTGCGCCATGGGCGTGCTGCTGTCCAAGCTGCCGTACAACCGCGGTCCGCGCCCCGACCTCCGCACGGTGATCACGGAGCTGCGGAGCATGCCGTGA
- a CDS encoding sulfite exporter TauE/SafE family protein, translating into MTALVAGASVLVGVSLGTLGGGGSILTVPLLVYLAGQDTKEAIATSLFVVGVTSLAALVPHARAHRVRWRTGLLFGAFSMAGAYGGGRLAAYVPGTVLLVAFALMMLATAVAMLRTSRRGPERRRPARGDLTLRHLAAQGLAVGAVTGLVGSGGGFLVVPALAVVAGLPMGIAVGTSLLVIAMNSFAGLAGHLSGVTVDWRLALTVTAAAVAGSLVGGRLAGRVPQDALRTAFGWFVVVMGALVLAQQTHAVERVRVSALSAVERQPAGDEQVDVAARQTDEAVRRLVGPRQVEELHPRAVQLHLPLPEDVAVTDVAAEPLLPDLRMHDLGHTVSPW; encoded by the coding sequence GTGACCGCCCTGGTCGCCGGCGCGTCCGTGCTCGTCGGTGTCAGCCTGGGCACGCTCGGCGGCGGCGGCTCGATCCTGACCGTGCCGCTCCTGGTCTACCTCGCCGGGCAGGACACCAAGGAAGCGATCGCCACCTCGCTGTTCGTGGTCGGCGTCACCAGCCTCGCCGCGCTGGTCCCGCACGCACGCGCCCACCGGGTGCGCTGGCGGACCGGACTGCTCTTCGGCGCGTTCAGCATGGCCGGCGCCTACGGCGGCGGCCGGCTCGCCGCATACGTCCCGGGCACGGTCCTGCTCGTCGCCTTCGCCCTGATGATGCTGGCCACGGCGGTCGCGATGCTCCGCACGTCCCGGCGCGGCCCGGAGAGGAGGCGGCCCGCGCGGGGCGACCTGACGCTCCGGCACCTCGCGGCACAGGGGCTGGCCGTCGGTGCGGTGACGGGCCTGGTCGGCTCCGGCGGCGGGTTCCTCGTCGTCCCCGCCCTCGCCGTTGTCGCGGGGCTGCCGATGGGGATCGCGGTCGGCACCTCGCTCCTCGTCATCGCGATGAACTCGTTCGCCGGCCTCGCCGGGCACCTGTCGGGCGTGACCGTCGACTGGCGACTCGCCCTGACCGTGACCGCCGCCGCGGTGGCCGGCAGCCTCGTGGGCGGCCGGCTCGCGGGCCGCGTCCCGCAGGACGCGCTGCGCACGGCGTTCGGCTGGTTCGTGGTCGTCATGGGCGCCCTCGTCCTCGCGCAGCAGACGCATGCCGTCGAGCGCGTGCGGGTCTCAGCCCTGAGCGCGGTAGAGCGTCAGCCGGCCGGGGACGAACAGGTGGACGTAGCCGCACGACAGACAGATGAGGCCGTTCGCCGACTCGTTGGCCCACGCCAGGTTGAAGAACTCCATCCCCGAGCTGTTCAGCTTCACCTCCCGCTCCCGGAAGACGTCGCCGTCACAGACGTGGCAGCGGAACCTCTTCTCCCCGATCTCCGCATGCACGACCTTGGCCATACTGTCTCCCCCTGGTGA
- a CDS encoding helix-turn-helix transcriptional regulator, which yields MSAGRLLSVLLLLQSRGRVSAQVVADELGVSVRTAYRDMARLQDAGVPVYAEPGHGGGYQLLDGYRTRLTGMSQGEARALFFAGLPGPAADLGLATEVTAARLKLLAALPAELREEAARTAEVFHLDAPAWYREPERTPHLPLFVDAVLTRRAVDVRYRRWREPREVDRRLRPYGLVLKSGVWYLVAATENRTATYRVTQVLDAVASDERFDRPEGFDLAAHWTSYLDDFQARRYTGTATVRLSPRGRGRLADNVPPELVRAVEATEKPVGDDGWVEAVIPTENTEHACGELLRLGIDVEVVAPPELRRAMADTIGVLARSYGTA from the coding sequence ATGTCCGCCGGTCGACTGTTGTCAGTGCTGCTGTTGTTGCAATCCCGTGGTCGTGTGTCCGCGCAGGTGGTCGCCGACGAGTTGGGCGTGTCCGTGCGGACCGCCTATCGGGACATGGCACGGCTTCAGGACGCCGGGGTCCCGGTCTACGCGGAGCCGGGTCACGGAGGCGGCTACCAGCTGCTCGACGGCTACCGCACCCGGCTGACCGGGATGAGCCAAGGGGAGGCGCGGGCCCTGTTCTTCGCCGGACTGCCCGGCCCCGCCGCCGACCTGGGACTCGCGACGGAGGTCACGGCGGCACGTCTGAAGCTGCTGGCCGCCTTGCCGGCGGAGCTGCGCGAGGAGGCGGCGCGGACGGCGGAGGTGTTCCACCTGGACGCCCCCGCCTGGTACCGGGAGCCCGAACGGACACCGCATCTGCCCCTGTTCGTCGACGCGGTGCTCACCCGGCGGGCGGTGGACGTGCGGTACCGCCGCTGGCGCGAACCGCGGGAGGTGGACCGCCGGCTGCGCCCCTACGGACTCGTGCTCAAGTCCGGCGTCTGGTACCTCGTGGCCGCCACGGAGAACAGGACCGCGACCTACCGGGTCACCCAGGTCCTCGACGCGGTGGCGAGCGACGAGCGGTTCGACCGGCCGGAAGGCTTCGACCTGGCCGCGCACTGGACCTCGTACCTCGACGACTTCCAGGCCCGCCGCTACACCGGCACCGCCACCGTCCGTCTGTCCCCGCGCGGCCGCGGACGCCTCGCCGACAACGTCCCCCCGGAGCTGGTGCGGGCGGTCGAAGCCACCGAGAAGCCGGTCGGCGACGACGGATGGGTCGAGGCGGTCATCCCGACCGAGAACACCGAGCACGCGTGCGGCGAGCTGCTGAGGCTCGGCATCGACGTCGAGGTCGTCGCACCCCCGGAGCTGCGCCGGGCGATGGCCGACACCATCGGCGTACTCGCCAGATCGTACGGAACCGCCTGA
- a CDS encoding SDR family NAD(P)-dependent oxidoreductase, protein MNRYTGKTVLVTGGTSGMGLATAHRLVAEGAHVVVTGRTRDRVDAAVSRLGPAASGVVADTADLGAVDALMETVRERHGRLDSLFANAGTGVFLPFEEITEAEFDQAVDVNLKGVFFTVQKALPHLADGGSVVINASWTLHRGNSVLTLYSATKAAAHNLARTLAAALAPRGIRVNSVSPGYIDTPMYPSTALSEAEAKAVTGRIVAGRFGRPEEVAAAVAFLASSDASYVNGQDLVVDGGLVGAVPA, encoded by the coding sequence ATGAACCGCTACACCGGGAAGACCGTCCTCGTCACCGGCGGAACCAGCGGCATGGGCCTGGCCACCGCACACCGCCTCGTCGCCGAGGGCGCCCACGTGGTCGTCACCGGTCGCACACGCGACCGGGTGGACGCCGCCGTCAGCCGGCTGGGCCCCGCGGCGTCGGGCGTCGTCGCCGACACCGCCGACCTCGGCGCGGTGGACGCGCTGATGGAGACGGTCCGTGAGCGTCACGGCCGTCTCGACAGCCTCTTCGCGAACGCCGGAACCGGCGTGTTCCTGCCGTTCGAGGAGATCACCGAGGCGGAGTTCGACCAGGCCGTCGACGTCAACCTCAAGGGGGTGTTCTTCACGGTCCAGAAGGCGCTGCCGCACCTCGCGGACGGCGGTTCCGTCGTCATCAACGCGTCCTGGACGCTGCACCGGGGCAACAGCGTCCTCACCCTGTACTCGGCGACCAAGGCCGCCGCGCACAACCTGGCCCGGACCCTCGCGGCCGCGCTCGCCCCGCGTGGCATCCGCGTGAACTCCGTCAGCCCCGGCTACATCGACACCCCGATGTACCCGTCCACCGCACTGAGCGAGGCGGAGGCGAAGGCCGTGACCGGCAGGATCGTCGCGGGCCGCTTCGGACGCCCCGAGGAGGTAGCCGCCGCCGTGGCGTTCCTCGCCTCGTCCGACGCGTCCTACGTCAACGGCCAGGACCTCGTCGTCGACGGTGGCCTGGTGGGAGCCGTACCCGCCTGA
- a CDS encoding alpha/beta hydrolase family protein, producing MNAADFSAAQWTRATGTGVDPHEYRRVTDALASVADWGPSFVRTGEAYLERAEGAGSSVTAGEYLLTAARWFHLATLAPYADAARAAAAADRAVSQALTVLEPDARRVTGEGFTGRLRGPSDAPGTVVVVPGLDSAKEEFLDLVDALLARGLAVFAMDGPGQGVLAATSTLTPDYEQVVGRVVDALGVPRIGLVGLSLGGYFAARTAALEPRVAAVATVSGPFRLDWAELPAPVRDIMARRTGGADAAREFVRSVDLTALAPRIAAPLLVVDGGQDVIPGVTNGEPLARLAPHGTYLSVPHGDHLLGNARPDWLPRLADHLTNTLIGARA from the coding sequence ATGAACGCCGCCGACTTCTCCGCCGCCCAGTGGACCCGGGCCACCGGCACGGGCGTCGACCCGCACGAGTACCGCCGGGTCACCGACGCCCTCGCCTCCGTCGCCGACTGGGGCCCCTCCTTCGTACGCACCGGAGAGGCGTACCTGGAGCGCGCGGAAGGTGCGGGATCGTCCGTCACGGCGGGGGAGTACCTGCTGACGGCGGCCAGGTGGTTCCACCTCGCCACGCTCGCGCCGTACGCGGACGCCGCCCGCGCCGCCGCGGCGGCGGACCGGGCCGTGAGCCAGGCGCTCACGGTGCTGGAGCCCGACGCGCGGCGGGTGACCGGTGAGGGCTTCACCGGCCGGCTGCGCGGCCCCTCCGACGCCCCCGGCACCGTGGTCGTCGTCCCCGGCCTCGACTCGGCCAAGGAGGAGTTCCTCGATCTGGTGGACGCGCTGCTGGCCAGGGGGCTCGCGGTGTTCGCCATGGACGGCCCCGGACAGGGCGTCCTCGCGGCCACGTCCACCCTGACGCCCGACTACGAGCAGGTCGTGGGCCGGGTCGTCGACGCGCTCGGCGTGCCGCGCATCGGGCTCGTCGGCCTCAGCCTGGGCGGCTACTTCGCGGCCCGGACCGCGGCACTGGAGCCGCGCGTCGCGGCGGTCGCCACCGTCAGCGGGCCCTTCCGCCTCGACTGGGCGGAACTGCCCGCGCCCGTACGGGACATCATGGCGCGACGTACCGGAGGGGCCGACGCGGCCCGGGAGTTCGTCCGCAGCGTGGACCTCACGGCCCTGGCACCCCGCATCGCCGCCCCGCTGCTTGTCGTGGACGGAGGCCAGGACGTCATCCCCGGGGTGACGAACGGCGAACCCCTCGCCCGTCTCGCCCCCCACGGCACCTACCTGTCCGTCCCGCACGGCGACCACCTTCTCGGCAACGCGCGCCCCGACTGGCTGCCCCGGCTCGCCGACCACCTCACGAACACCCTGATCGGAGCACGGGCATGA
- a CDS encoding zinc-binding dehydrogenase, whose protein sequence is MRRLIPTGEAARPVAFAEAPQPVPEPGEALIKVEAFSPNRGETFLLEHPRPGLLPGKDVAGLVVQEAADGSGPGIGTRVVGHPPSGGWAEYAAVPTHSLAVLPDGLDGVRAAALPLAGITALRLLRTAGSPAGRRVLLTGASGGVGHYLTELAVGAGAEVTAVTATPARGARLAELGARVVHDVAAAQGPFDVVLESTGGPDLPVALAKVRPGGTLVWFGQAGRTPVTLDFFDLLGGPEGVTIRHFHYAGAPYASDLATLVRLVEEGRLHPEIGRTTDWSDTADTLVELRERRIRGKAVLTTGDIR, encoded by the coding sequence ATGCGAAGACTGATTCCCACGGGGGAGGCGGCGCGTCCGGTCGCCTTCGCCGAAGCACCCCAGCCCGTCCCGGAGCCCGGCGAGGCACTGATCAAGGTCGAGGCGTTCTCGCCGAACCGCGGCGAGACGTTCCTCCTCGAACACCCCCGGCCGGGGCTGCTGCCGGGCAAGGACGTCGCGGGGCTCGTCGTGCAGGAGGCCGCGGACGGCTCGGGGCCCGGCATCGGCACCCGCGTGGTCGGGCATCCGCCGTCGGGCGGCTGGGCCGAGTACGCCGCGGTGCCCACGCACTCCCTCGCGGTCCTCCCGGACGGCCTCGACGGCGTACGGGCGGCGGCCCTGCCCCTGGCCGGGATCACCGCCCTGCGCCTGCTGCGCACGGCTGGTTCTCCGGCCGGGCGGCGCGTCCTGCTGACCGGCGCGTCCGGCGGGGTCGGCCACTACCTCACCGAACTGGCCGTGGGAGCGGGAGCCGAGGTCACCGCCGTCACGGCCACGCCGGCGCGCGGCGCGCGGCTCGCGGAGCTGGGCGCGCGGGTCGTGCACGACGTGGCGGCGGCCCAAGGACCCTTCGATGTCGTACTGGAGTCCACGGGAGGGCCGGACCTGCCGGTCGCGCTCGCGAAGGTACGCCCGGGCGGAACGCTCGTCTGGTTCGGCCAGGCCGGCCGCACCCCCGTGACGCTCGACTTCTTCGACCTCCTCGGCGGGCCCGAAGGCGTCACGATCCGGCACTTCCACTACGCCGGCGCCCCGTACGCCTCCGACCTCGCGACCCTGGTCCGGCTCGTGGAGGAAGGTCGGCTGCACCCGGAGATCGGCCGGACCACCGACTGGTCCGACACCGCCGACACCCTCGTCGAGCTGCGGGAACGCCGGATCCGGGGCAAGGCCGTCCTGACGACGGGAGACATACGATGA
- a CDS encoding LysR family transcriptional regulator: MDLDMAQVRAFVRTAEELHFGRAAGTLDVSQQALSKRIARLESLLGTRLFERGGNGVRLTGSGRRFLAPARQALAAADTAVAAAVGNDRPLRVDVWGHLYAPMRTLAQVAGEAGELVSGHGRDLPSVTEALLRGDIDAAIGRVHPPLRAGLTHRLVRLEPVDAVLGTDHPLAAEPSLRPDRLRDSVLWAPGPLDRLDFLHRFADRFGIRDRAASVNLGLAHFLGEVAADPRRFSLLPADVPLPEVPGLRSVPLVDPTPLYAWSLLWRTGSGHPGLHGLTAACAAEARRSRWLEYDPARDWLPEPPGH, from the coding sequence GTGGATCTCGACATGGCACAGGTACGCGCCTTCGTCCGCACCGCCGAGGAACTGCACTTCGGGCGGGCCGCCGGGACGCTCGACGTCTCCCAGCAGGCCCTGTCCAAGCGGATCGCGCGGCTGGAATCCCTGCTCGGCACCCGACTGTTCGAGCGCGGCGGCAACGGCGTCCGCCTCACCGGGTCCGGACGGCGTTTCCTCGCGCCCGCCCGGCAGGCGCTCGCCGCCGCCGACACGGCGGTCGCGGCGGCCGTGGGGAACGACCGTCCGCTGCGCGTGGACGTCTGGGGGCACCTCTACGCGCCGATGCGGACCCTGGCCCAGGTCGCCGGAGAGGCAGGCGAGTTGGTGTCGGGGCACGGACGCGACCTGCCGTCGGTGACGGAGGCCCTGCTGCGGGGCGACATCGACGCGGCGATCGGCCGGGTCCATCCTCCGCTCCGCGCCGGGCTGACGCACCGGCTCGTCCGTCTCGAACCGGTCGACGCCGTCCTCGGTACGGACCATCCGCTCGCCGCCGAACCGTCACTGCGCCCGGACCGGCTGCGCGACAGCGTGCTGTGGGCGCCCGGTCCGCTGGACCGGCTCGACTTCCTTCACCGGTTCGCCGACCGGTTCGGCATCCGCGACAGGGCCGCGAGCGTCAACCTGGGCCTCGCCCACTTCCTCGGCGAAGTGGCGGCGGATCCGCGGCGCTTCTCGCTGCTGCCCGCCGACGTGCCCCTGCCGGAGGTCCCCGGGCTGCGCTCGGTCCCGCTGGTCGATCCCACACCGCTGTACGCCTGGTCGTTGCTGTGGCGCACCGGCAGCGGGCACCCCGGGCTGCACGGGCTCACGGCCGCCTGCGCCGCGGAGGCACGGCGCAGCCGATGGCTGGAGTACGACCCCGCACGCGACTGGCTGCCCGAGCCGCCCGGACACTGA
- a CDS encoding HAD family hydrolase gives MPVPTELQAVLFDMDGTLVDTERLWQRTVEEQAIGLGITLTDADLSYVLGRAVEDCAAHLASRADGRGETTGIGDALERRFTELVRRQVVPLPGALELLTALHAAGIPTALVSASPRPVVDTVLDAIGRHWFTLSVAAGETPRTKPHPDPYRAALTALGAAPASCVAVEDTPTGVASAEAAGCGVVAVPSLTTIPPAPRRTVVSSLVDVDLALLRGLVATC, from the coding sequence GTGCCCGTGCCCACCGAACTCCAAGCGGTCCTCTTCGACATGGACGGCACACTCGTCGACACCGAGCGCCTCTGGCAGCGGACGGTCGAGGAGCAGGCCATCGGCCTGGGAATCACGCTCACGGACGCGGACCTCTCGTACGTCCTCGGCCGCGCGGTCGAGGACTGCGCCGCGCACCTCGCCTCCCGCGCGGACGGCCGCGGGGAGACGACCGGGATCGGCGACGCCCTGGAGCGGCGGTTCACGGAACTCGTACGCCGACAGGTCGTCCCGCTTCCCGGGGCCCTGGAACTCCTCACAGCGCTCCACGCCGCGGGCATCCCCACGGCGCTGGTCTCGGCCTCACCGCGGCCGGTCGTGGACACCGTCCTCGACGCCATCGGCCGGCACTGGTTCACACTCTCCGTGGCGGCTGGCGAGACCCCGCGCACCAAGCCGCACCCCGACCCCTACCGGGCGGCCCTGACCGCCCTCGGCGCCGCTCCGGCCTCCTGCGTCGCCGTCGAGGACACCCCGACCGGCGTCGCCTCCGCGGAGGCGGCGGGCTGCGGGGTCGTGGCCGTACCCTCGCTCACCACCATCCCGCCGGCACCGCGCAGGACGGTCGTGAGCAGCCTGGTGGACGTGGACCTGGCCCTGCTGCGAGGACTGGTCGCCACGTGCTGA
- a CDS encoding glycoside hydrolase family 35 protein, translating to MSRLEIADDGFRLDAHPFRIVSGALHYFRVHPEQWADRLHKARLLGLNTVETYVPWNAHAPRRGEFRLDGGLDLPRFLDTAAAEGLHVLLRPGPYICAEWEGGGLPSWLLAEDDLVPRSRDPRYLSAVDDYLGALLTPLRPHLGSNGGPIIAVQVENEYGAHGDDTAYLAELAAMLRRHGVDVPLFTCDQPSDLARGSLDGVLATANFGSRAAEGLAALRELRPRGPLMCSEFWIGWFDRWGGIHARRDPADAAAELDTLLAAGASVNIYMFHGGTNFGFTNGANDKGTYRPTVTSYDYDALLDEAGDPTPKYAAFREVIARHAPVPEDPLPPAAPKAAYGPVELTHTAGLLPHADALGAPATADRPLTMEELGHAFGFVLYETDLPTRGPAVLHAEHVHDRAQVFVDGQPVGVLERENHEHALAFTVPRPGARLAVLVENQGRVNYGPRLRDHKGLLGHTTVNGARPAAWHSRALPLDRPDAVAYEPSDPARPPVGPAFHRGTLTVDEPADTFLHLDGWTKGLAWINGFPLGRYWSRGPQTSLYVPAPVLRAGANDVTVLELHATATRHVHLRDTPALGATEE from the coding sequence ATGTCCCGACTGGAGATCGCCGACGACGGCTTCCGTCTCGACGCCCACCCGTTCCGGATCGTCTCCGGAGCCCTGCACTACTTCCGCGTCCACCCGGAGCAGTGGGCCGACCGACTCCACAAGGCACGGCTGCTGGGCCTCAACACGGTCGAGACCTACGTCCCGTGGAACGCGCACGCCCCCCGCCGCGGGGAGTTCCGCCTCGACGGAGGTCTCGACCTGCCCCGCTTCCTCGACACCGCTGCCGCCGAAGGACTCCACGTCCTCCTCCGGCCGGGCCCGTACATCTGCGCGGAGTGGGAGGGCGGCGGCCTCCCCTCCTGGCTGCTCGCCGAGGACGACCTCGTACCGCGCAGCCGCGACCCCCGCTACCTGAGCGCCGTCGACGACTACCTCGGCGCCCTCCTCACACCGCTCCGCCCCCACCTCGGCAGCAACGGCGGACCGATCATCGCCGTCCAGGTCGAGAACGAGTACGGCGCACACGGCGACGACACCGCCTACCTCGCCGAACTCGCCGCCATGCTGCGCCGGCACGGCGTCGACGTGCCCCTCTTCACCTGCGACCAGCCCTCCGACCTCGCCCGCGGAAGCCTCGACGGCGTCCTGGCCACCGCCAACTTCGGCAGCCGCGCCGCCGAAGGCCTGGCCGCGCTGCGCGAGCTCCGGCCGCGGGGTCCGCTGATGTGCTCGGAGTTCTGGATCGGCTGGTTCGACCGCTGGGGCGGCATCCACGCCCGCCGCGACCCGGCCGACGCCGCCGCCGAGCTCGACACCCTGCTCGCCGCCGGCGCCTCCGTCAACATCTACATGTTCCACGGCGGCACCAACTTCGGCTTCACCAACGGAGCCAACGACAAGGGCACCTACCGTCCCACCGTCACCTCCTACGACTACGATGCCCTCCTCGACGAAGCCGGGGACCCCACCCCGAAGTACGCCGCCTTCCGCGAGGTCATCGCCCGCCACGCGCCCGTCCCCGAGGACCCCCTGCCGCCCGCCGCCCCCAAGGCGGCGTACGGGCCGGTGGAGCTCACCCACACGGCCGGCCTCCTGCCACACGCCGACGCCCTCGGCGCCCCCGCGACCGCCGACCGGCCGCTGACCATGGAAGAGCTCGGCCACGCCTTCGGATTCGTCCTCTACGAGACCGACCTGCCCACGCGCGGACCGGCGGTCCTGCACGCCGAGCACGTCCACGACCGCGCCCAGGTCTTCGTCGACGGACAGCCGGTCGGCGTCCTGGAACGCGAGAACCACGAGCACGCCCTCGCCTTCACCGTCCCCCGCCCGGGCGCCCGGCTCGCCGTCCTCGTCGAGAACCAGGGGCGCGTCAACTACGGGCCGCGGCTCCGCGACCACAAGGGCCTCCTCGGCCACACCACGGTCAACGGCGCCCGGCCCGCCGCCTGGCACAGCCGTGCCCTGCCCCTGGACCGCCCGGACGCCGTCGCGTACGAGCCCTCCGACCCCGCACGGCCGCCGGTCGGGCCCGCCTTCCACCGGGGAACCCTCACCGTGGACGAGCCCGCCGACACCTTCCTCCACCTCGACGGCTGGACCAAGGGCCTGGCCTGGATCAACGGCTTCCCCCTGGGCCGCTACTGGTCCCGGGGCCCGCAGACCAGCCTGTACGTCCCCGCACCCGTCCTCAGGGCCGGCGCCAACGACGTCACCGTCCTCGAACTCCACGCCACCGCCACGCGCCACGTCCACCTCCGCGACACCCCCGCCCTCGGAGCCACCGAGGAGTGA
- a CDS encoding glycoside hydrolase family 5 protein, protein MPSRPLLRRATAALAVLSALLLGTPASATSLQPAAAEAVAPPVPLTGPQLAASWTAPLSTRGRWIVDADGNRFKLKSGNWEGAQGTWTGSGDINDPANHMHGIKADDMPLGLDRVPMSTILADFHRLGLNSIRLPFSNALVHNTTPVPDAAVAANPQLKGKTPLQVLDAAIAALTADGFAVILNNHTTTSRFCCGLDGNERWNSGQTTQQWVNDWVFLTNRYKANKRVVGADLRNEVRRDTWDNPNWGWYDDHDLYAAYEEAGNKILQANPDMLIVMEGINWYGIPLDGLEHGRPQLKPVATLSHTLIQSDKLVYAAHFYGYTGPANTGAGSGPGSTSDPRYQDFTAEQLAQVVDDEALFVTRSGQHFTAPVWISEFGAGGRGSTNTKEQDWFHRFTDILVKNDTDFAIWPLVGWTDASGAQMDNWALLGYGANGSRQGIQDGGDWRADDWNKLVAGGRTGPIAPATRWNMLDLDHTDYNVSATMLAKPDWSPGNRKGNCPDTQRLVGLGRSDNRGLCTDAGQPAKAGGPWTVVTDERYVTGGDWASGYDKRQCPDRTFAVGYSVKGNAMSALLCAPATASLPTTNRVLWFDKGDNRPATGGSNASDWAPGYYKGQCDDDEYVAGVAFTWKWNHGGAPDALLCRPLA, encoded by the coding sequence GTGCCATCTCGCCCACTGCTCCGACGCGCGACAGCGGCCCTCGCCGTGCTGTCCGCGCTGCTCCTCGGCACTCCCGCCTCCGCCACCTCGCTCCAGCCCGCCGCGGCGGAGGCGGTCGCACCGCCCGTGCCCCTGACCGGCCCGCAGCTCGCCGCGTCCTGGACCGCACCCCTCAGCACCCGGGGCCGCTGGATCGTCGACGCCGACGGCAACCGCTTCAAGCTGAAGTCGGGCAACTGGGAGGGCGCCCAGGGCACCTGGACCGGCAGCGGGGACATCAACGACCCCGCCAACCACATGCACGGCATCAAGGCCGACGACATGCCCCTGGGCCTCGACAGGGTCCCCATGTCCACGATCCTGGCCGACTTCCACCGCCTCGGCCTCAACAGCATCCGGCTGCCGTTTTCCAACGCCCTCGTCCACAACACCACCCCCGTCCCGGACGCGGCCGTCGCCGCCAACCCGCAGCTGAAGGGCAAGACCCCCCTCCAGGTGCTCGACGCGGCCATCGCCGCGCTCACCGCCGACGGCTTCGCGGTGATCCTCAACAACCACACCACCACGTCCCGCTTCTGCTGTGGCCTCGACGGCAACGAGCGCTGGAACAGCGGCCAGACCACCCAGCAGTGGGTGAACGACTGGGTGTTCCTGACGAACCGCTACAAGGCCAACAAGCGCGTGGTCGGCGCCGACCTGCGCAACGAGGTCCGCCGCGACACCTGGGACAACCCCAACTGGGGCTGGTACGACGACCACGACCTGTACGCCGCGTACGAAGAGGCCGGGAACAAGATCCTCCAGGCCAACCCCGACATGCTCATCGTCATGGAGGGCATCAACTGGTACGGCATCCCGCTCGACGGGCTGGAGCACGGCCGCCCGCAGCTGAAGCCGGTCGCCACCCTCTCCCACACCCTGATCCAGTCGGACAAGCTCGTGTACGCCGCCCACTTCTACGGCTACACCGGCCCCGCCAACACCGGAGCCGGCAGCGGCCCCGGCTCCACCAGCGACCCCCGCTACCAGGACTTCACCGCCGAGCAGCTCGCCCAGGTCGTCGACGACGAAGCCCTCTTCGTCACCCGGTCGGGACAGCACTTCACCGCCCCGGTCTGGATCAGCGAGTTCGGCGCGGGCGGCCGCGGTTCGACCAACACCAAGGAACAGGACTGGTTCCACCGCTTCACCGACATCCTCGTCAAGAACGACACCGACTTCGCGATCTGGCCCCTCGTCGGCTGGACCGACGCCTCCGGCGCCCAGATGGACAACTGGGCCCTCCTCGGATACGGCGCGAACGGCAGCCGCCAGGGCATCCAGGACGGCGGCGACTGGCGCGCCGACGACTGGAACAAGCTCGTCGCCGGCGGCAGGACCGGACCCATCGCACCGGCCACCCGCTGGAACATGCTCGACCTCGACCACACCGACTACAACGTCTCCGCCACCATGCTGGCGAAGCCGGACTGGTCCCCGGGCAACCGCAAGGGCAACTGCCCCGACACCCAGCGACTCGTCGGCCTCGGCCGCAGTGACAACCGCGGCCTGTGCACCGACGCCGGTCAGCCGGCCAAGGCCGGCGGCCCCTGGACCGTCGTCACCGACGAGCGGTACGTCACCGGGGGCGACTGGGCCAGCGGCTACGACAAGCGCCAGTGCCCCGACCGCACCTTCGCGGTCGGCTACAGCGTGAAGGGCAACGCCATGTCGGCCCTGCTGTGCGCGCCCGCGACCGCCTCCCTCCCCACCACCAACCGCGTGCTCTGGTTCGACAAGGGCGACAACCGGCCCGCCACCGGCGGCTCGAACGCCAGCGACTGGGCGCCGGGCTACTACAAGGGCCAGTGCGACGACGACGAGTACGTCGCCGGCGTCGCCTTCACCTGGAAGTGGAACCACGGCGGCGCCCCCGACGCCCTGCTGTGCCGCCCGCTCGCCTAG